The following proteins are encoded in a genomic region of Nocardioides renjunii:
- a CDS encoding Rv3235 family protein — MSTPDTADAEVIVLRPPAALASVQGSLALDLTPRTAPPRPRLRSAHAVDLVDVAAAERHQVDAFVGRCLQALVEIAAGDRPVSQLLRHTVPDVYEDLSERARTVRAAAGLTAGQVRGPNPARPVVVGVRTALIRRDAVEASAHVRYGRRSRAVAARFEVVRDRWQCVAISWG, encoded by the coding sequence ATGAGCACACCCGACACCGCTGACGCCGAGGTCATCGTCCTCAGGCCGCCGGCCGCCCTGGCCAGCGTGCAGGGGTCGCTGGCCCTCGATCTGACGCCGCGCACCGCTCCCCCGCGACCCCGGTTGCGCAGCGCCCACGCCGTCGACCTCGTCGACGTCGCGGCCGCCGAGCGCCACCAGGTCGACGCCTTCGTCGGTCGGTGCCTCCAGGCACTGGTCGAGATCGCCGCCGGCGACCGGCCGGTGAGCCAGCTGCTGCGCCACACCGTGCCGGACGTCTACGAGGACCTGTCCGAGCGCGCCCGGACCGTCCGCGCCGCCGCCGGGCTCACGGCCGGGCAGGTCCGGGGACCGAACCCGGCCCGGCCCGTCGTGGTGGGCGTCCGGACCGCGCTGATCCGCCGCGACGCGGTCGAGGCCAGCGCGCACGTGCGCTACGGCCGTCGCTCCCGGGCGGTCGCCGCACGGTTCGAGGTCGTGCGCGACCGCTGGCAGTGCGTCGCGATCAGCTGGGGCTGA
- a CDS encoding LysM peptidoglycan-binding domain-containing protein, whose protein sequence is MSRDSSSKGRPVVVWGAVTAAAATAATVLPGSWHAAASGVGAGRVVDVVVAGCALALCAALAWLWAVTTATVVGLLTGRLREDAAGATRRLVLAACGVAVVAGTTTPAVADGPELLVGLALPERAVEPAPPTPPIRPSRRPGPAVHVVRSGDSLWSIARAHPDGGSVEARWRAIWRANRGVVGDDPDLILPGQVLRLPDQQPHQQPDDKPDEKDGAR, encoded by the coding sequence GTGTCTCGGGACAGCAGCAGCAAGGGACGACCCGTGGTCGTCTGGGGCGCGGTGACCGCCGCGGCGGCCACAGCGGCCACCGTGCTGCCCGGCTCGTGGCACGCGGCCGCGAGCGGCGTGGGTGCCGGCCGCGTCGTGGACGTCGTGGTCGCCGGGTGCGCCCTCGCGCTGTGCGCAGCCCTCGCGTGGCTGTGGGCGGTGACCACCGCGACCGTCGTCGGGCTGCTGACCGGCCGGCTCCGCGAGGACGCGGCCGGCGCGACCCGGCGCCTCGTGCTCGCCGCGTGCGGCGTCGCCGTCGTGGCCGGCACCACGACCCCGGCCGTCGCCGACGGTCCCGAGCTGCTCGTCGGCCTGGCGCTGCCGGAGCGCGCGGTCGAGCCAGCGCCGCCGACCCCGCCGATCCGCCCGTCGCGGCGGCCGGGCCCGGCGGTCCACGTCGTCCGGTCCGGTGACTCGCTGTGGTCCATCGCGCGGGCGCACCCGGACGGCGGCTCCGTGGAGGCGCGGTGGCGCGCGATCTGGCGGGCCAACCGCGGCGTCGTGGGCGACGACCCCGACCTGATCCTCCCCGGGCAGGTGCTGCGCCTGCCCGACCAGCAGCCCCACCAGCAGCCCGACGACAAGCCCGACGAGAAGGACGGAGCACGATGA
- a CDS encoding sec-independent translocase, whose amino-acid sequence MFDVGLLELAVIALVAVVVLGPDKLPDLARQAAQLLHRARGLAHNARDELRNELGPDYADLQLRDLDPRTIVRKHITEAMAEVDREQARKPTLPEGQVPPYDVEAT is encoded by the coding sequence ATGTTCGACGTCGGGCTCCTCGAGCTGGCCGTGATCGCCCTGGTGGCGGTCGTCGTGCTGGGTCCGGACAAGCTGCCCGACCTCGCCCGTCAGGCGGCCCAGCTGCTCCACCGCGCGCGCGGGCTGGCGCACAACGCCCGCGACGAGCTCCGCAACGAGCTCGGCCCGGACTACGCCGACCTGCAGCTGCGCGACCTCGACCCGCGCACGATCGTCCGCAAGCACATCACCGAGGCGATGGCCGAGGTCGACCGGGAGCAGGCCAGGAAGCCGACGCTCCCCGAGGGCCAGGTCCCGCCCTACGACGTCGAGGCGACCTGA
- a CDS encoding Mrp/NBP35 family ATP-binding protein: protein MSTPTQQQVMDALATVNDPEIKRPITELGMVDSVEVGPDGSVQVHVLLTVAGCPLKDTINRDVTAAVTKVPGVAAIDLTLGVMSAEQRAGLKEILSDGRAQREIPFAQPGSLTKVYAIASGKGGVGKSSVTVNLALALAHQGLKVGIVDADIYGHSVPAMLGIADARPTQVDDLIMPVPTASGVSVISIGMLKPRRDQVVAWRGPMLDRALVQMLADVYWGDLDALLLDLPPGTGDVAISLGQHLPSAEVIVVTTPQEAAAEVAERAGTMASMMHQRVIGVVENMSYLPCPHCPPEDDHRLEVFGTGGGTRVAQTLSERFGYDVPVLARIPLDISLREGGDVGKPIIEADPAAPAARELASVAQSLSGRGRGLAGMQLGLTPSSKF, encoded by the coding sequence ATGAGCACCCCCACGCAGCAGCAGGTGATGGACGCGCTGGCGACCGTCAACGACCCGGAGATCAAGCGCCCCATCACCGAGCTCGGGATGGTGGACTCCGTCGAGGTCGGGCCGGACGGATCGGTGCAGGTCCACGTGCTCCTCACGGTGGCGGGGTGCCCCCTCAAGGACACGATCAACCGCGACGTCACCGCCGCCGTCACCAAGGTCCCCGGCGTCGCCGCGATCGACCTCACCCTCGGCGTGATGAGCGCCGAGCAGCGCGCCGGCCTCAAGGAGATCCTCAGCGACGGCCGTGCCCAGCGCGAGATCCCCTTCGCCCAGCCCGGCTCGCTGACCAAGGTCTACGCGATCGCCAGCGGCAAGGGCGGCGTCGGCAAGTCGTCGGTCACGGTCAACCTCGCCCTCGCGCTGGCCCACCAGGGCCTCAAGGTCGGCATCGTCGACGCCGACATCTACGGCCACTCGGTCCCGGCGATGCTGGGCATCGCCGACGCCCGTCCGACGCAGGTCGACGACCTGATCATGCCGGTGCCGACGGCGAGCGGCGTCTCGGTCATCTCGATCGGCATGCTCAAGCCGCGTCGCGACCAGGTGGTCGCCTGGCGCGGCCCCATGCTCGACCGGGCGCTGGTCCAGATGCTCGCCGACGTCTACTGGGGCGACCTCGACGCCCTGCTCCTCGACCTGCCCCCCGGCACCGGCGACGTAGCCATCTCGCTCGGCCAGCACCTGCCCAGCGCCGAGGTCATCGTGGTCACCACCCCGCAGGAGGCGGCCGCGGAGGTCGCGGAGCGCGCCGGGACGATGGCCTCGATGATGCACCAGCGCGTCATCGGCGTCGTCGAGAACATGAGCTACCTCCCCTGCCCCCACTGCCCGCCGGAGGACGACCACCGGCTCGAGGTGTTCGGCACCGGCGGCGGCACCCGCGTGGCGCAGACGCTGTCGGAGCGCTTCGGCTACGACGTGCCGGTGCTCGCACGGATCCCCCTCGACATCTCGCTGCGCGAGGGCGGCGACGTCGGCAAGCCGATCATCGAGGCCGACCCCGCCGCCCCGGCGGCACGCGAGCTGGCCTCGGTCGCCCAGTCGCTGTCGGGCCGCGGTCGCGGGCTCGCGGGCATGCAGCTCGGCCTGACGCCCTCCAGCAAGTTCTGA
- a CDS encoding DUF1003 domain-containing protein: MTDRRVRLDTPRESRRQIVRRPTVDADTFGVFAESFARYMGTAKFLLWMTMFVAAWVLWNVLAPADLRFDEFPFIFLTLMLSLQASYAAPLILLAQNRQEQRDKVVAEQDRQANARAHADMEFLAREVASLRMAVGEVATRDFLRSELRGLLGDIEELSRTEPEDPAQAPPDWVQRPGQ; the protein is encoded by the coding sequence ATGACCGATCGCCGGGTGCGCCTCGACACCCCCCGCGAGAGCCGGCGCCAGATCGTGCGCCGCCCCACCGTCGACGCGGACACCTTCGGCGTCTTCGCGGAGTCGTTCGCCCGCTACATGGGCACGGCGAAGTTCCTGCTGTGGATGACGATGTTCGTCGCGGCCTGGGTGCTGTGGAACGTGCTCGCGCCCGCGGACCTGCGCTTCGACGAGTTCCCGTTCATCTTCCTGACCCTCATGCTCAGCCTGCAGGCGTCGTACGCCGCTCCCCTGATCCTGCTCGCCCAGAACCGCCAGGAGCAGCGCGACAAGGTGGTGGCCGAGCAGGACCGCCAGGCCAACGCCCGCGCCCACGCCGACATGGAGTTCCTCGCCCGCGAGGTCGCCTCGCTGCGCATGGCCGTCGGCGAGGTCGCGACGCGCGACTTCCTCCGCTCGGAGCTGCGGGGCCTGCTCGGCGACATCGAGGAGCTCTCCCGCACCGAGCCGGAGGACCCGGCCCAGGCTCCGCCGGACTGGGTGCAGCGGCCGGGACAGTGA